A stretch of the Streptomyces sp. NBC_00078 genome encodes the following:
- a CDS encoding dipeptidase encodes MSQPVDSAVSAVRSYIEQHRAVFLDALAEWLRIPSVSAQPDHAPDVRRSADWLAAKLQETGFPTAQVWETPGAPAVFAEWPTADPDAPTVLVYGHHDVQPAAREDGWDTDPFEPAVRENRLHARGAADDKGQVFFHTLGVRAHLATTGRTAPAVHLKMLIEGEEESGSPHFRTLVEENADRLAADAVIVSDTGMWSEDTPTVCTGMRGLAECEIRLHGPDQDIHSGSFGGAVPNPATAAARLVAALHDEHARVAIPGFYDGIVELTDRERELFAELPFDEQQWLRTAKSHATHGEAGHTTLERIWARPTAEVNGIGGGYQGPGSKTIIPSSAMVKLSFRLVAGQDPDHIEKAVRAWAAEQLPAGIRCEITFGAATRPCLTPLDHPALQSVVRAMGRAFDQPIRHTREGGSGPAADLQEVLGAPVLFLGISVPSDGWHAPNEKVELDLLLKGVETSAHLWSDLADTWRHAP; translated from the coding sequence ATGAGCCAGCCCGTTGACAGTGCCGTCAGCGCCGTGCGTTCGTACATCGAGCAGCACCGCGCCGTCTTCCTCGACGCCCTCGCGGAATGGCTGCGCATCCCGTCCGTGTCGGCCCAGCCCGACCACGCGCCCGACGTACGCCGCAGCGCCGACTGGCTCGCCGCCAAACTCCAGGAGACCGGCTTCCCGACCGCGCAGGTCTGGGAGACCCCGGGCGCCCCCGCCGTCTTCGCCGAATGGCCCACCGCCGACCCCGACGCGCCCACCGTGCTCGTCTACGGCCATCACGACGTCCAGCCCGCCGCCCGCGAGGACGGCTGGGACACCGATCCCTTCGAGCCCGCCGTCCGCGAAAACCGTCTCCACGCGCGCGGGGCGGCCGACGACAAGGGCCAGGTGTTCTTCCACACACTCGGCGTCCGCGCCCACCTCGCCACCACCGGCCGCACAGCCCCCGCGGTCCACCTCAAAATGCTCATCGAGGGCGAGGAAGAATCCGGCTCGCCGCACTTCCGCACCCTCGTCGAAGAGAACGCGGACAGGCTCGCCGCCGACGCTGTGATCGTCTCGGACACCGGCATGTGGTCCGAGGACACCCCCACCGTGTGCACCGGCATGCGCGGCCTCGCCGAATGCGAGATCCGCCTCCACGGCCCCGACCAGGACATCCACTCCGGCTCCTTCGGCGGCGCCGTCCCCAACCCGGCCACCGCCGCAGCCCGGCTGGTCGCCGCCCTCCACGACGAGCACGCACGCGTGGCGATCCCCGGCTTCTACGACGGCATCGTCGAACTCACCGACCGCGAGCGCGAACTCTTCGCCGAGCTGCCCTTCGACGAGCAGCAGTGGCTGCGCACCGCCAAGTCCCACGCCACCCACGGCGAGGCCGGACACACCACCCTCGAGCGCATCTGGGCGCGCCCCACAGCCGAGGTCAACGGCATCGGCGGCGGCTACCAGGGCCCCGGCAGCAAGACGATCATCCCGTCCTCAGCCATGGTGAAGCTCTCCTTCCGCCTGGTCGCGGGCCAGGACCCCGACCACATCGAGAAGGCCGTCCGCGCCTGGGCCGCCGAGCAGCTGCCCGCCGGGATCCGATGCGAGATCACCTTCGGCGCGGCCACGCGCCCGTGCCTGACACCGCTCGACCACCCCGCCCTGCAGTCGGTGGTCCGCGCGATGGGCCGCGCCTTCGACCAGCCGATCCGCCACACACGCGAAGGCGGCTCCGGACCGGCCGCCGACCTCCAGGAAGTCCTCGGAGCACCCGTGCTCTTCCTGGGCATCTCCGTCCCGTCCGACGGCTGGCACGCTCCGAACGAGAAGGTCGAACTCGACCTGCTCCTCAAAGGCGTCGAAACCAGCGCACATCTGTGGAGCGACCTCGCCGACACCTGGCGCCATGCGCCCTGA
- a CDS encoding AarF/ABC1/UbiB kinase family protein gives MSDLPRKAVTRTAKLAALPLGFAGRATWGLGKRIVGESAEIVGRELQQRTADQLFKVLGELKGGAMKFGQALSVFESALPEEVAGPYRAALTKLQEAAPPMPTSTVHRVLGDMLGEDWHDLFLEFEDKPSAAASIGQVHRGVWHDGREVAVKVQYPGAGEALLSDLTQLSRFARLLGPLIPGMDIKPLIAELRDRVSEELDYGLEAQAQQAHADEFADDPDVLVPGVVHQCDQVLITEWIDGIPLSEIIADGTQEQRDRAGQLLARFLFSGPARTGLLHADPHPGNFRLLPGDPDGTDEWRLGVLDFGTVDRLPGGLPTPIGDSLRMTLDDEAESVYDLLCAEGFVKDSIELDPSAVLDYLLPIIEPARVDEFTFTRGWMRSQAARIADPRSPAYQLGKQLNLPPAYLLIHRVTLSTIGVLCQLGATVRLREELEEWLPGFVLEDAAEEEPAVEA, from the coding sequence ATGTCTGATCTTCCGCGCAAGGCGGTCACCAGGACCGCCAAGCTCGCCGCGCTTCCGCTCGGCTTTGCCGGGCGGGCGACGTGGGGACTCGGCAAGCGAATCGTCGGCGAGTCCGCGGAGATCGTCGGCCGCGAGCTGCAACAGCGCACGGCGGATCAACTGTTCAAGGTGCTCGGCGAGCTCAAGGGCGGCGCGATGAAGTTCGGCCAGGCCCTGTCCGTCTTCGAGTCGGCGCTGCCCGAAGAGGTCGCCGGCCCCTACCGTGCGGCGCTGACGAAGCTGCAGGAGGCAGCGCCGCCGATGCCGACCAGTACCGTGCACCGGGTGCTCGGCGACATGCTGGGTGAGGACTGGCACGACCTGTTCCTCGAGTTCGAGGACAAGCCCTCCGCGGCTGCCTCGATCGGGCAGGTGCACCGTGGGGTGTGGCACGACGGCCGCGAGGTGGCGGTCAAGGTGCAGTACCCGGGAGCAGGCGAGGCTCTTCTGTCCGACCTGACCCAATTGAGCCGCTTCGCCCGATTGTTGGGGCCGCTGATCCCCGGCATGGACATCAAGCCCCTGATCGCGGAGCTCAGAGACCGTGTCTCGGAGGAGCTGGACTACGGCCTGGAGGCCCAGGCCCAGCAGGCCCACGCCGACGAGTTCGCGGACGACCCGGACGTCCTGGTGCCCGGCGTGGTCCACCAGTGCGACCAGGTACTGATCACCGAGTGGATCGACGGAATTCCGCTCTCGGAGATCATCGCGGACGGCACCCAGGAACAGCGCGACCGCGCCGGCCAGCTCCTGGCCCGCTTCCTCTTCTCCGGCCCGGCCCGCACCGGCCTGCTCCACGCCGACCCGCATCCGGGCAACTTCCGCCTGCTGCCCGGCGACCCGGACGGCACGGACGAATGGCGCCTGGGCGTCCTGGACTTCGGCACGGTCGACCGGCTCCCGGGCGGCCTGCCGACCCCCATCGGCGACTCCCTGCGCATGACCCTCGACGACGAGGCCGAGTCCGTCTACGACCTCCTCTGCGCGGAGGGCTTCGTCAAAGACTCAATAGAGCTGGACCCCAGCGCCGTTCTCGACTATCTCCTGCCGATCATCGAACCGGCCAGGGTCGACGAGTTCACCTTTACTCGCGGCTGGATGCGCAGCCAGGCGGCCCGCATCGCCGACCCCCGCTCCCCCGCCTACCAGCTGGGCAAACAGCTGAACCTCCCACCGGCCTACCTCCTGATACACCGGGTGACACTGAGCACCATCGGCGTGCTGTGCCAGCTGGGGGCGACGGTACGGCTGCGCGAGGAGCTGGAGGAGTGGCTTCCGGGATTCGTCCTGGAGGACGCCGCTGAGGAGGAGCCGGCAGTGGAGGCGTGA
- the nudC gene encoding NAD(+) diphosphatase, with protein MTTWTDHTADRPISLTAPSGIDRAAHHRLDEAWLAAAWSHPTTRCFVVSGGQVLIDETADGRTELVMTPSFEAPLTEAHRYFLGTDDDGASYFALQKDALPGRIDQSARAAGLREAGLLLSPRDAGLMVHAVGLENWQRTHRFCSRCGERTVIAAAGHIRRCSACGAEHYPRTDPAVIMAVTDDEDRILLGRQVHWPEGRFSTLAGFVEPGESIEQSVRREVFEEAGITVGAVEYVASQPWPFPSSLMLGFMAHATSTEINVDGDEIHEARWFSRDELGAAFESGDVLPPYGISIAARLIEMWYGKPLPTRSFV; from the coding sequence GTGACCACCTGGACCGACCACACCGCCGACCGCCCCATCTCGCTCACCGCCCCCAGCGGCATCGACCGCGCCGCCCACCACCGCCTCGACGAGGCCTGGCTCGCGGCGGCATGGAGCCACCCCACGACCCGCTGCTTCGTGGTCTCCGGCGGCCAGGTCCTCATCGACGAGACGGCCGACGGCCGCACCGAACTCGTCATGACCCCCTCCTTCGAAGCCCCCCTCACCGAAGCACACCGCTACTTCCTCGGCACCGACGACGACGGCGCCAGCTACTTCGCCCTCCAGAAGGACGCACTGCCCGGCCGCATCGACCAGTCCGCGCGCGCCGCCGGCCTGCGCGAGGCCGGACTCCTGCTGTCACCCCGCGACGCAGGCCTGATGGTGCACGCGGTCGGCCTGGAGAACTGGCAGCGCACCCACCGCTTCTGCTCCCGCTGCGGCGAGCGCACCGTCATCGCCGCCGCCGGCCACATCCGCCGCTGCTCCGCCTGCGGCGCCGAGCACTACCCGCGCACCGACCCCGCAGTGATCATGGCCGTCACCGACGACGAGGACCGAATCCTGCTCGGCCGACAGGTGCACTGGCCCGAGGGCCGCTTCTCGACCCTCGCCGGCTTCGTCGAACCCGGCGAATCCATCGAGCAGTCGGTGCGCCGCGAGGTCTTCGAAGAAGCCGGCATCACCGTCGGCGCGGTCGAATACGTCGCCAGCCAGCCCTGGCCCTTCCCCTCCAGCCTCATGCTCGGCTTCATGGCCCACGCGACCTCGACCGAGATCAACGTCGACGGCGACGAGATCCACGAAGCCCGCTGGTTCTCCCGCGACGAACTGGGCGCCGCCTTCGAATCCGGCGACGTACTGCCTCCCTACGGCATCTCCATCGCCGCCCGCCTGATCGAGATGTGGTACGGCAAGCCCCTGCCGACGAGAAGCTTCGTCTGA
- a CDS encoding ATP-dependent DNA helicase UvrD2, whose amino-acid sequence MTPAALVRLTAPACGQPPLPSPATWQHGHVTPATHSTLFPHGTGSSPYSAPPSGADAVLEGLDPEQREVATALRGPVCVLAGAGTGKTRAITHRIAYGVRAGILQPSTVLAVTFTNRAAGEMRGRLRQLGAAGVQARTFHSAALRQLQYFWPKAVGGSMPRIVDRKIKLIADAAAACRLRLDRGELRDATAEIEWAKVTQTVPTDYAAAAAKAGRASPRDPAEIAQLYSVYEDLKRDRSVIDFEDVLLLTIAILQDRHDIAEQVRAQYQHFVVDEYQDVSPLQQRLLELWLGERDNLCVVGDASQTIYSFTGATPDHLLDFRTRHPGATVVKLVRDYRSTPQVVHLANGLLAQARGRAADHRLELISQRPAGPEPGYTEYTDEPAEAEGAARRISELMTTGIPASEIAILFRTNSQSETYEQALADAGIPYQLRGAERFFDRPEVRKAGVALRGAARFGGNDSLLDDAVDLPSQVRAVLSGEGWTPQPPAGSGAVRERWESLAALVNLAHDFTAAKPQATLGDLVAELDERANAQHAPTVQGVTLASLHSAKGLEWDVVFLVGVAEGMMPITYAKTDEQIEEERRLLYVGVTRAREHLHVSWSLTRSPGGRPNRRPSRFLHGLRPGSTATAGRTAAGGPGGVERGFTSTPDAVPRRTQRTPARCRVCGRTLTDAGEMKLMRCEDCPSDMDEGLYERLREWRADQAQRSGQPAFCVFTDKTLMAIAEAVPDDDGELARIPGVGLRKLNRYGADVLALCAGQELGEDDKSD is encoded by the coding sequence GTGACGCCTGCCGCATTAGTACGACTAACAGCGCCTGCCTGTGGACAACCACCGCTCCCGTCTCCGGCGACCTGGCAGCATGGCCATGTGACACCAGCAACGCACTCCACGCTCTTCCCGCACGGCACCGGCAGCTCCCCGTACTCGGCACCGCCCAGCGGCGCCGACGCCGTGCTCGAAGGGCTCGACCCCGAGCAGCGCGAAGTAGCCACCGCCCTGCGCGGACCCGTATGCGTACTGGCAGGCGCAGGCACCGGCAAAACCCGGGCAATCACCCACCGCATCGCCTACGGAGTGCGCGCCGGCATCCTCCAGCCCTCCACCGTGCTGGCCGTCACCTTCACCAACCGCGCCGCCGGCGAGATGCGCGGCCGACTCCGCCAGCTCGGCGCCGCCGGCGTCCAAGCCCGCACCTTCCACTCCGCCGCCCTCCGCCAACTGCAGTACTTCTGGCCGAAAGCAGTCGGTGGCTCCATGCCCCGCATCGTCGACCGCAAGATCAAGCTCATCGCCGACGCAGCCGCCGCCTGCCGCCTCCGCCTCGACCGCGGCGAGCTGCGCGACGCCACCGCCGAGATCGAGTGGGCAAAAGTCACCCAGACCGTCCCCACCGACTACGCAGCCGCAGCAGCCAAAGCCGGCCGCGCCTCCCCCCGCGACCCCGCCGAGATCGCCCAGCTCTACTCCGTCTACGAAGACCTCAAGCGGGACCGCTCCGTCATCGACTTCGAAGACGTCCTCCTGCTCACCATCGCCATCCTCCAGGACCGGCACGACATCGCCGAGCAGGTCCGCGCCCAGTACCAGCACTTCGTCGTCGACGAATACCAGGACGTCAGCCCCCTCCAACAGCGACTCCTGGAACTGTGGCTCGGCGAGCGCGACAACCTCTGCGTCGTCGGCGACGCCAGCCAGACCATCTACTCCTTCACCGGAGCAACCCCCGACCACCTACTCGACTTCCGCACCCGCCACCCCGGAGCCACCGTCGTCAAGCTCGTCCGCGACTACCGCTCCACACCCCAAGTCGTCCACCTCGCCAACGGGCTCCTCGCCCAAGCCCGCGGCCGCGCCGCCGACCACCGCCTGGAGCTCATCTCACAACGCCCGGCCGGCCCCGAACCCGGCTACACCGAATACACCGACGAGCCCGCAGAAGCCGAAGGCGCCGCCCGCCGCATCAGCGAACTCATGACCACAGGCATCCCGGCCAGCGAGATCGCCATCCTCTTCCGCACGAACTCCCAGTCCGAGACCTACGAACAAGCCCTCGCCGACGCCGGAATCCCCTACCAGCTACGAGGCGCCGAGCGGTTCTTCGACCGCCCCGAAGTACGCAAAGCCGGCGTGGCCCTGCGCGGCGCAGCCCGCTTCGGAGGCAACGACTCCCTCCTCGACGACGCCGTGGACCTGCCCTCCCAAGTGCGCGCCGTCCTCTCCGGGGAAGGTTGGACACCTCAGCCCCCAGCAGGCTCCGGCGCGGTACGTGAACGTTGGGAATCCCTCGCCGCACTCGTGAACCTCGCGCACGACTTCACCGCAGCCAAACCCCAGGCCACCCTCGGCGACCTCGTCGCAGAACTGGACGAGCGGGCGAACGCGCAACACGCCCCCACCGTCCAAGGCGTCACCCTGGCCTCCCTGCACTCGGCCAAAGGCCTCGAGTGGGACGTCGTCTTCCTCGTCGGCGTCGCCGAAGGCATGATGCCGATCACCTACGCAAAGACCGACGAACAGATCGAAGAAGAACGCCGCCTCCTCTACGTCGGCGTCACCCGTGCCCGCGAACACCTCCACGTCTCCTGGTCGCTCACCCGCTCACCCGGCGGCCGCCCCAACCGCCGCCCCAGCCGATTCCTCCACGGCCTGCGCCCGGGCTCCACCGCCACCGCCGGCCGAACCGCGGCAGGCGGGCCCGGCGGAGTCGAACGAGGCTTCACCAGCACACCGGACGCCGTACCGCGGCGCACACAGCGCACCCCGGCCCGCTGCCGGGTATGCGGACGCACCCTCACAGACGCCGGCGAAATGAAACTGATGCGCTGTGAGGACTGCCCCTCCGACATGGACGAGGGTCTCTACGAGCGGCTGCGCGAATGGCGCGCGGACCAGGCGCAGCGCAGCGGACAGCCCGCCTTCTGCGTCTTCACCGACAAGACACTCATGGCGATCGCCGAGGCCGTCCCCGACGACGACGGCGAACTGGCACGGATCCCCGGAGTCGGCCTCCGCAAGCTCAACCGCTATGGAGCCGATGTCCTGGCCCTCTGCGCAGGCCAGGAGCTCGGAGAAGACGACAAAAGCGACTGA
- a CDS encoding ATP-dependent DNA helicase: MPPRITDPDQLKELLGIPFTPEQTACIVAPPAPQVIVAGAGSGKTTVMAARVVWLVGTGQVAPEQVLGLTFTNKAAGELAERVRKALVRAGVTDPDVIDPDNPPGEPVISTYHAFAGRLLTDHGLRIGLEPTARLLADATRYQLAARVLREAPGPYPALTRSFADLVSDLLTLDAELAEHLVRPEDLRAYDAALLRTLEGTKLGNDALRQAPKAAAARRDLAGLVTRYRAAKRERDLLDFGDQIALSAQLAQIPEVGRILRDEFRVVLLDEYQDTSVAQRILLAGLFGDGTGHPVTAVGDPCQAIYGWRGASVANLDDFPQHFAHPDGHPAARQALSENRRSGGRLLDLANGLAQPLRAMHAGVEALRPAPGAERDGTVRCALLPTHADEIEWLADSVAHLVNTGKAPGEIAVLCRTATDFAEIQGALVARDVPVEVVGLSGLLHLPEIADLVAVCEVLQDPGANASLVRLLTGPRWRIGPRDLALLGRRARLLVAHARVDGDDDRDRRLAEAVEGVDPSEVTSLADALETFLEMPLDAAREDDALPFSPDARVRFARLAAELRDLRRSLADPLMDVLHRVLAVTGLEVELSASPHALAARRRETLSNFLDIAASFAAGDGESSLLAFLAFLRTAAQYEKGLDNALPGGENTVKVLTAHKAKGLEWDVVAVPGLVTGTFPSTKGREKWTAQGKVLPHELRGDADTLPDVDTWDSRGLKAFQDAMKEHQHTEELRLGYVTFTRPRSLLLGSGHWWGPAQKKRRGPSDFLQALYDHCTAGHGEIEAWADEPADDEENPALHAATADQVWPLPLDDAALTRRRAAAETVLNHLASHEDVHPAATHDPDSHGDPDWPPPDDDAPHDEEDPFTDEDAADWDTWPTARPTVPHQATAPESTEHHGTPDSTHTHPQDTARQSTPAHPRLTPEEARTLASWDRDLDALTGELLRAREAVTDVPLPTSLTASQVLHLAADPDGFAQELARPMPRPPQPAARQGTRFHAWVEARFEELTLPVLEPDELPGTDAEIADERDLEALKDAFERTPYAHRTPHRVETPFQLAIAGRVVRGRIDAVYKEYDGDATAYEIVDWKTSRTRTADPLQLALYRLAWAEQQGVPLESVNAAFLYVRTGEVVRPQGLPDRAALERLLLAEPAAQANCEEPPNEDVGAGR; this comes from the coding sequence GTGCCGCCCCGTATCACCGACCCCGATCAGCTCAAGGAGCTCCTGGGGATTCCGTTCACCCCGGAGCAGACGGCCTGCATCGTCGCGCCGCCCGCCCCGCAGGTGATCGTGGCCGGAGCCGGCTCGGGCAAGACGACGGTGATGGCGGCACGCGTCGTGTGGCTCGTCGGCACCGGCCAGGTCGCCCCCGAGCAGGTCCTCGGCCTCACCTTCACCAACAAGGCCGCCGGTGAACTCGCCGAGCGCGTCCGCAAGGCGCTTGTCAGGGCCGGGGTCACCGACCCCGACGTCATCGACCCGGACAACCCGCCCGGCGAGCCCGTGATCTCGACGTACCACGCCTTCGCGGGCCGCCTCCTGACCGACCACGGCCTGCGCATCGGCCTCGAACCGACCGCCCGCCTCCTCGCCGACGCCACCCGCTACCAGCTCGCCGCACGCGTGCTGCGCGAGGCACCAGGCCCCTACCCGGCGCTCACCCGCTCCTTCGCGGACCTGGTCAGCGACCTGCTCACCCTCGACGCCGAACTCGCCGAACACCTCGTACGGCCCGAAGACCTGCGTGCGTACGACGCCGCGCTGCTGCGCACCCTGGAAGGCACCAAGCTCGGCAATGACGCGTTGCGGCAGGCCCCCAAAGCCGCGGCCGCGCGCCGTGACCTCGCCGGCCTCGTGACCCGCTACCGCGCCGCCAAGCGTGAACGCGACCTGCTCGACTTCGGCGACCAGATCGCCCTGTCCGCACAGCTCGCGCAGATCCCGGAAGTCGGCCGCATCCTGCGCGACGAGTTCCGCGTGGTCCTCCTCGACGAGTACCAGGACACCTCGGTGGCCCAGCGCATCCTCCTGGCCGGTCTGTTCGGCGACGGCACCGGCCACCCCGTCACCGCCGTCGGCGACCCCTGCCAGGCGATCTACGGCTGGCGCGGCGCCTCCGTCGCCAACCTGGACGACTTCCCGCAGCACTTCGCGCACCCCGACGGCCACCCCGCCGCCCGCCAGGCGCTCAGCGAGAACCGCCGCAGCGGCGGCCGGCTCCTCGACCTGGCCAACGGCCTCGCTCAGCCCCTGCGCGCCATGCACGCGGGCGTGGAAGCCCTCCGCCCGGCCCCCGGCGCCGAACGCGACGGCACGGTGCGCTGCGCGCTGCTGCCCACCCACGCCGACGAGATCGAGTGGCTCGCCGACTCCGTCGCCCACCTCGTGAACACCGGGAAGGCACCAGGCGAGATCGCCGTCCTGTGCCGTACGGCGACCGACTTCGCCGAGATCCAGGGCGCCCTCGTCGCCCGGGACGTGCCCGTCGAGGTGGTCGGCCTGTCCGGACTGCTGCACCTCCCCGAGATCGCCGACCTGGTCGCCGTCTGCGAGGTCCTTCAGGACCCCGGCGCCAACGCCTCACTGGTCCGCCTCCTGACCGGCCCGCGCTGGCGCATCGGCCCCCGCGACCTCGCCCTCCTGGGACGGCGCGCCCGGCTCCTCGTCGCCCACGCACGCGTGGACGGCGACGACGACCGCGACCGCCGGCTCGCCGAGGCCGTCGAGGGAGTCGACCCCTCCGAGGTGACCTCGCTGGCGGACGCCCTCGAAACCTTCCTGGAGATGCCACTCGACGCCGCACGGGAGGACGACGCACTGCCCTTCTCCCCGGACGCGCGCGTCCGGTTCGCACGCCTTGCCGCCGAACTGCGCGACCTGCGCCGCTCGCTGGCCGACCCCCTCATGGACGTCCTGCACCGCGTCCTCGCCGTCACAGGCCTGGAGGTCGAACTGTCCGCGTCCCCGCACGCCCTGGCCGCCCGCCGCCGCGAGACCCTCTCCAACTTCCTGGACATCGCCGCCTCCTTCGCCGCCGGCGACGGCGAATCCAGCCTGCTCGCCTTCCTGGCCTTCCTGCGAACGGCCGCCCAGTACGAGAAAGGCCTCGACAACGCCCTGCCCGGCGGCGAGAACACCGTCAAGGTCCTCACCGCCCACAAGGCCAAGGGCCTGGAATGGGACGTCGTGGCCGTGCCCGGCCTGGTCACCGGCACTTTTCCCAGCACCAAGGGGCGCGAGAAGTGGACCGCCCAGGGCAAGGTGCTGCCGCACGAACTGCGCGGCGACGCCGACACCCTGCCCGACGTGGACACGTGGGACTCCCGGGGCCTGAAGGCCTTTCAGGACGCCATGAAGGAGCACCAGCACACCGAGGAACTCCGCCTCGGCTACGTCACCTTCACCCGCCCCCGCTCCCTGCTCCTCGGCTCGGGACACTGGTGGGGCCCCGCCCAGAAGAAGCGCCGCGGGCCGTCCGACTTCCTGCAGGCCCTGTACGACCACTGCACGGCCGGACACGGCGAGATCGAGGCATGGGCGGACGAACCCGCCGACGACGAGGAGAACCCGGCCCTGCACGCCGCAACCGCCGACCAGGTCTGGCCACTGCCCCTGGACGACGCGGCCCTCACCCGACGCCGCGCGGCCGCCGAGACAGTCCTGAACCATCTGGCCTCCCACGAGGACGTCCACCCCGCCGCCACGCACGACCCGGACAGCCACGGCGACCCGGACTGGCCACCACCGGACGACGACGCGCCCCACGACGAGGAAGACCCCTTCACGGACGAGGACGCCGCCGACTGGGACACCTGGCCCACGGCCCGCCCCACCGTCCCGCACCAGGCCACGGCCCCGGAAAGCACCGAGCACCACGGCACACCCGACAGCACACACACCCACCCGCAGGACACAGCACGCCAATCCACCCCCGCCCACCCCCGCCTCACCCCTGAGGAAGCCCGCACCCTCGCCTCCTGGGACCGCGACCTCGACGCCCTCACCGGCGAACTCCTGCGCGCCCGGGAAGCCGTCACCGACGTCCCCCTCCCCACCTCGCTCACCGCATCCCAGGTGCTGCACCTGGCCGCCGACCCCGACGGCTTCGCACAGGAACTCGCGCGCCCCATGCCACGCCCCCCGCAACCCGCCGCGCGACAGGGCACCCGCTTCCACGCCTGGGTCGAGGCACGCTTCGAAGAGCTGACCCTGCCCGTCCTGGAGCCGGACGAACTGCCCGGCACCGACGCCGAGATCGCCGACGAACGCGACCTCGAAGCCCTCAAGGACGCCTTCGAACGCACCCCATACGCCCACCGCACACCCCACCGCGTCGAAACCCCCTTCCAGCTCGCCATCGCCGGCCGAGTCGTCCGGGGGCGCATCGACGCCGTCTACAAGGAGTACGACGGCGACGCGACGGCGTACGAGATCGTCGACTGGAAGACCAGCCGCACCCGCACCGCCGACCCCCTCCAGCTCGCCCTGTACCGGCTCGCCTGGGCCGAGCAGCAGGGCGTACCCCTGGAGTCCGTCAACGCCGCGTTCCTCTACGTACGCACTGGTGAGGTTGTACGACCGCAGGGTCTGCCGGACCGGGCGGCACTGGAGCGGCTGCTGCTGGCAGAGCCGGCCGCGCAAGCAAACTGTGAGGAACCGCCCAACGAGGATGTCGGTGCGGGCCGATAG
- a CDS encoding mycoredoxin, with amino-acid sequence MPGTVTMYSTTWCGYCRRLKSQMDREGITYNEINIEQDPESAVFVEKANGGNQTVPTVLFPDGSTLTNPSLAQVKQKIGA; translated from the coding sequence ATGCCGGGCACTGTGACGATGTACAGCACCACGTGGTGTGGCTACTGCCGTCGGCTGAAGAGCCAGATGGACCGCGAGGGCATCACGTACAACGAGATCAACATCGAGCAGGACCCGGAGTCCGCGGTGTTCGTGGAGAAGGCGAATGGCGGAAACCAGACGGTTCCGACGGTGCTGTTCCCGGACGGTTCGACGCTGACGAACCCGTCGCTGGCGCAGGTGAAGCAGAAGATCGGCGCGTAA
- a CDS encoding WhiB family transcriptional regulator, protein MQLEAHAPSVPPSETIPPPGLTEDSTLIPLTALTALDDAIENLGVPVPCRSYDPEVFFAESPADVEYAKSLCRTCPLMEACLAGAKERREPWGVWGGELFVQGVVVARKRPRGRPRKNPVTA, encoded by the coding sequence GTGCAACTCGAAGCGCACGCCCCGTCCGTACCGCCTTCCGAAACGATCCCCCCGCCCGGCCTCACGGAGGACTCCACCTTGATCCCGCTCACCGCGCTCACCGCGCTCGACGACGCCATCGAGAACCTCGGCGTACCCGTCCCCTGCCGCTCCTACGACCCGGAGGTCTTCTTCGCCGAGTCGCCGGCCGACGTCGAGTACGCCAAGTCCCTCTGCCGCACCTGCCCGCTGATGGAGGCCTGCCTCGCCGGCGCCAAAGAGCGGCGTGAGCCCTGGGGCGTCTGGGGTGGCGAGCTGTTCGTCCAGGGCGTCGTCGTCGCCCGGAAGCGGCCGCGTGGCCGCCCGCGCAAGAACCCGGTCACGGCATGA